One region of Termitidicoccus mucosus genomic DNA includes:
- a CDS encoding MFS transporter, whose protein sequence is MSASLHVSVVRPKLLTALSYGAMMSLAIGLNLLPVFLTTLSARFGGEAGLSNEQLGRLGASGFAGLVIGILITGPLADRRGAKLFAVGGNVVMAASLVGLAWCPTYGGMCALLFWLGLGAGMLDMVLSPVVAALNPERRTRALNWLHSFYCVGAVVTIGLGTLVLGAGGGWRAACLLLVALPAGLAVAMAALKFPALSADGKRTRMRVLAREVWFVAAMAAIFLGGATEAGLAQWLPAYAEKSLGYPVWMGGMALLVFSVAMALGRMAVGAAGGRMSPFAMMAWGCGATVVLFVAGSFFPMRAVALGACVLAGFTGSCLWPTLLAVTADRYPNGGASMFGALAALGNAGGIFMPWLVGWVADLLDLHWGLVVAAAAPALMLPLVLWMRRTNGVNAAG, encoded by the coding sequence ATGTCCGCGTCGCTTCATGTCTCCGTCGTCCGTCCGAAATTGCTCACCGCGCTCAGCTATGGCGCGATGATGAGCCTCGCCATCGGGCTGAATCTGCTGCCGGTGTTTCTCACGACGTTGAGCGCGCGGTTCGGCGGCGAGGCGGGACTGTCCAACGAGCAACTCGGGCGGCTGGGCGCGTCGGGATTCGCGGGGCTGGTCATCGGGATTTTGATCACGGGGCCGCTGGCGGACCGCCGGGGGGCGAAGCTGTTTGCCGTGGGCGGAAACGTGGTCATGGCGGCGAGCCTGGTCGGGCTGGCGTGGTGCCCGACCTATGGCGGGATGTGCGCGCTGCTGTTCTGGCTCGGGCTGGGCGCGGGCATGCTCGACATGGTGCTGAGCCCGGTGGTGGCGGCGTTGAATCCGGAGCGGCGCACGCGGGCGCTCAACTGGCTGCATTCGTTTTATTGCGTGGGCGCGGTGGTGACGATCGGCCTGGGCACGCTGGTGCTGGGCGCGGGCGGCGGGTGGCGCGCGGCGTGCCTGCTGCTGGTCGCGCTGCCGGCGGGACTGGCGGTGGCGATGGCGGCGCTCAAGTTCCCCGCGTTGTCGGCGGACGGGAAACGCACGCGGATGCGCGTGCTGGCGCGCGAGGTGTGGTTCGTGGCGGCGATGGCGGCGATTTTTCTCGGCGGGGCGACGGAGGCGGGCCTGGCGCAGTGGCTGCCGGCCTACGCGGAAAAGTCGCTCGGTTATCCGGTGTGGATGGGGGGCATGGCGTTGCTGGTGTTCTCGGTGGCAATGGCGCTGGGGCGCATGGCGGTGGGAGCGGCGGGCGGGCGGATGAGTCCGTTTGCGATGATGGCGTGGGGTTGCGGCGCGACGGTGGTGTTGTTCGTCGCGGGGTCGTTTTTCCCGATGCGCGCGGTGGCGCTGGGCGCGTGCGTGCTGGCGGGTTTCACGGGGAGCTGCCTGTGGCCGACGCTGCTGGCGGTGACGGCGGATCGCTACCCGAACGGCGGCGCGAGCATGTTTGGCGCGCTGGCGGCGCTGGGCAACGCCGGCGGGATTTTCATGCCGTGGCTGGTGGGCTGGGTGGCGGATTTGCTCGACCTGCACTGGGGCCTGGTGGTGGCCGCCGCCGCGCCGGCGTTGATGCTGCCGCTGGTGTTGTGGATGCGGCGGACAAACGGCGTGAACGCGGCGGGGTAG
- a CDS encoding MGDG synthase family glycosyltransferase, with amino-acid sequence MIPKKLLFLSVSAGAGHVRAAEALHAWGAAAFGGRIESRHLDVMDYVPSSFRRMYVSGYLKVIQHLPTMWGLLYRAADKTSPDAISQKLRRAVERLGTRALTRAIADFAPDAIVSTHFLPAELLAGKTRRGKLNLPLWVLVTDFDLHRMWVQPHVTGYFAANDEVKFRLQSHGIDPARVHVTGIPIMPAFSQKLPRAACAAEAGLAPDRTTVLLMGGGAGVGRLDEVAACLLALPRDFQLIVLAGKNQKALAALQRLAARHPGRLFPQGFTGQVERLMACADVVITKPGGLTTSECLALGLPMIVHSPIPGQEEHNADYLLEEGAAAKAIDETGMEYRLDRLLASPKTLAAMRARAKSLGRPQAGRDVLHIVLGGAS; translated from the coding sequence ATGATTCCCAAAAAACTCCTTTTCCTCAGCGTATCGGCCGGGGCCGGACACGTCCGCGCCGCCGAGGCGCTTCACGCCTGGGGCGCGGCCGCGTTCGGCGGGCGCATCGAGTCGCGCCACCTCGATGTCATGGACTACGTCCCCTCCAGCTTCCGCAGGATGTATGTCAGCGGCTACCTGAAGGTCATCCAGCACCTCCCCACCATGTGGGGCCTGCTCTACCGCGCCGCCGACAAAACCTCGCCCGACGCCATCTCGCAAAAACTCCGTCGCGCCGTCGAACGCCTCGGCACGCGCGCGCTCACCAGGGCCATCGCCGACTTCGCGCCCGACGCCATCGTCAGCACGCATTTTCTCCCCGCCGAACTGCTCGCCGGCAAAACCAGGCGCGGCAAACTCAATCTCCCGCTCTGGGTGCTCGTCACCGATTTCGACCTGCACCGCATGTGGGTCCAGCCGCATGTGACCGGCTACTTCGCGGCCAACGACGAGGTGAAATTCCGCCTGCAATCCCACGGCATCGACCCCGCGCGCGTCCACGTGACCGGCATTCCCATCATGCCCGCGTTCTCGCAAAAACTCCCGCGCGCGGCCTGCGCGGCCGAGGCCGGCCTCGCGCCCGACCGCACTACCGTGCTCCTCATGGGCGGCGGCGCCGGCGTCGGCAGGCTCGACGAGGTGGCCGCGTGCCTGCTCGCTCTCCCGCGCGATTTCCAGCTCATCGTGCTCGCGGGCAAAAACCAAAAGGCGCTCGCCGCGCTCCAGCGCCTCGCCGCCAGGCATCCCGGGCGCCTTTTCCCGCAAGGCTTCACCGGCCAGGTCGAGCGCCTCATGGCCTGCGCCGACGTGGTCATCACCAAGCCCGGCGGCCTCACCACGTCCGAATGCCTCGCGCTCGGCCTGCCGATGATTGTCCACTCCCCGATCCCCGGCCAGGAGGAGCACAACGCCGACTACCTGCTTGAGGAAGGCGCCGCGGCAAAGGCCATCGACGAAACCGGCATGGAATACCGCCTGGACAGGCTCCTCGCCTCGCCGAAAACCCTCGCCGCCATGCGCGCCCGCGCCAAATCCCTGGGCCGCCCCCAGGCCGGCCGTGACGTGCTCCACATCGTGCTTGGCGGCGCATCCTGA
- a CDS encoding ribonuclease HII, giving the protein MKRRQLRGFDLRQINGFARLIGVDEAGRGALAGPVVAAAVLVERGFLEGHWARKNGGRVNDSKQLDAGERETLMAEFEQLALQGKIHASPGVASAAEIEQLNILGATKLAMRRALEAIYPPSMFSQEREPDLFFPPADCGAAQPGRLRTEDAGCRIIVDGLPLKPFPYPHTGIVKGDARSLCIAMASIIAKVTRDRLMGKLDACHPGYGFARHKGYGTEEHREAVLRLGRCVEHRDVFLRKLLASRVDPAQTVLFEEVAGDKYQVTSIK; this is encoded by the coding sequence ATGAAGCGCCGTCAATTGCGCGGGTTCGACCTCCGCCAGATCAACGGATTCGCCCGCCTTATCGGTGTCGACGAGGCGGGGCGCGGCGCATTGGCCGGGCCGGTGGTCGCGGCGGCGGTGCTGGTCGAGCGCGGGTTTCTCGAAGGCCATTGGGCGCGCAAAAACGGCGGGCGGGTGAACGATTCCAAGCAGCTCGACGCCGGCGAACGCGAGACGCTCATGGCTGAATTCGAGCAACTGGCGCTCCAGGGCAAAATCCACGCCAGCCCCGGCGTCGCGTCGGCCGCGGAGATCGAGCAGCTCAACATCCTCGGCGCGACCAAGCTCGCCATGCGCCGCGCGCTCGAGGCGATTTATCCCCCGTCGATGTTTTCGCAGGAGCGCGAGCCGGACCTGTTCTTCCCGCCCGCTGATTGCGGCGCCGCGCAACCGGGCCGCCTCCGGACGGAGGACGCGGGCTGCCGCATCATCGTGGACGGACTGCCGCTCAAGCCATTCCCGTATCCGCACACCGGCATCGTGAAGGGCGACGCCCGCTCGCTCTGCATCGCGATGGCCTCGATCATCGCGAAAGTGACGCGCGACCGGCTGATGGGCAAACTCGATGCCTGCCACCCCGGTTACGGTTTCGCGCGGCACAAAGGCTACGGGACCGAGGAGCACCGCGAGGCGGTGCTGCGTCTCGGGCGCTGCGTGGAGCACCGCGACGTGTTTCTGCGGAAGCTGCTCGCCTCCCGCGTCGATCCCGCGCAGACGGTGCTGTTTGAAGAAGTGGCAGGAGACAAGTATCAAGTGACAAGTATCAAGTGA
- a CDS encoding exosortase/archaeosortase family protein produces the protein MKKSRWSPWQAALLCAAAGWGVFQFFGNATRGYIDTRSVFWWWGWQWFNPASEAQHGPIVLAVSAWLLWRNLRNEGNRGAGAAGGDSACTGRAAAALLGGLALHLCGYAMQQTRVSIVALLVFAWGALALGGGRRWARAAVFPLGFLALAIPAGFLDTLGFWLRLGVIDTVCGAARACGVRVVQSGTQLFSPDGHYQYDVAAACSGVRSFMALLAMALLAGYLNFRSWRRRVLLVALAVPFVFAGNVVRIGAIVLVGERFGHAAGGRVHAWSGWLVFAVVLGLLLAVIAALRRWRGEGAAAGPGKGGGEDADPGIPAARMSAPRAAGVTAAAVVAASLAVVWLTARFDAVSTRAAGVRLAPDGVNPAELPVFLGEPVAWAGRPAEVSAVERETLPPDTGYSRKHYSRMARPAEQVFFSIVLSGRDRTSIHRPEICLVGQGWTITDRRGAEIRLPDGGALPCTLLTVTREFTRADGRRETATALFAYWFSGDGVTESTHMGMILRGMRDRLLRLRADRWAYVTVQTWAPDGEAAAWKRLEEVAALAWPQSRASEAGGESPRP, from the coding sequence TTGAAAAAATCCCGTTGGTCGCCGTGGCAGGCCGCGTTGCTTTGCGCCGCGGCGGGGTGGGGCGTGTTTCAATTTTTCGGCAACGCGACGCGCGGCTACATCGACACGCGCTCGGTCTTTTGGTGGTGGGGCTGGCAGTGGTTCAACCCGGCCTCGGAGGCGCAGCACGGGCCGATTGTGCTCGCGGTTTCGGCATGGCTGCTCTGGCGAAATTTGCGCAACGAAGGCAACCGCGGCGCGGGCGCGGCGGGCGGAGACAGCGCGTGCACGGGCCGCGCGGCGGCGGCGTTGCTGGGAGGGCTGGCGTTGCATTTGTGCGGCTACGCGATGCAGCAGACGCGCGTGTCGATTGTCGCGCTGCTGGTGTTCGCGTGGGGCGCGCTGGCGCTCGGCGGCGGGCGGCGCTGGGCGCGCGCGGCGGTGTTTCCGCTGGGTTTCCTGGCGCTGGCGATCCCGGCGGGGTTTCTGGACACGCTGGGTTTCTGGCTGCGGCTGGGCGTGATCGACACGGTTTGCGGCGCGGCGCGCGCGTGCGGCGTGCGCGTGGTGCAAAGCGGCACGCAGCTCTTCTCCCCGGACGGACATTATCAATACGACGTGGCGGCGGCGTGCTCGGGCGTGCGCTCGTTCATGGCGCTGCTGGCGATGGCGCTGCTGGCGGGCTACCTGAATTTCCGCTCGTGGCGGCGGCGCGTGCTGCTCGTCGCGCTGGCGGTGCCGTTTGTCTTTGCGGGCAATGTCGTGCGCATCGGCGCGATCGTTCTTGTCGGCGAGCGGTTCGGGCACGCGGCGGGCGGGCGAGTGCACGCATGGTCGGGCTGGCTGGTGTTCGCGGTGGTGCTCGGGCTGCTGCTCGCGGTGATCGCGGCGCTGCGGCGCTGGCGCGGGGAAGGGGCGGCGGCTGGTCCGGGAAAAGGCGGCGGGGAAGACGCGGACCCCGGCATCCCGGCCGCCCGGATGAGCGCGCCGCGCGCGGCCGGCGTCACGGCCGCCGCCGTGGTGGCGGCATCGCTTGCGGTGGTCTGGCTGACCGCGCGGTTCGACGCGGTCTCGACGCGCGCGGCCGGCGTGCGGCTGGCCCCGGATGGCGTGAACCCGGCAGAGCTGCCCGTGTTTCTCGGCGAGCCGGTGGCGTGGGCCGGGCGTCCGGCGGAGGTGAGCGCGGTGGAGCGGGAAACCCTTCCGCCCGACACCGGGTATTCGAGAAAGCACTACTCGCGCATGGCGCGCCCGGCGGAACAGGTGTTTTTTTCCATCGTGCTGAGCGGGCGGGACCGCACCTCGATTCACCGGCCCGAGATTTGTCTCGTCGGGCAGGGCTGGACGATCACGGACCGGCGCGGCGCGGAAATCCGGCTGCCGGACGGCGGCGCGCTGCCATGCACCCTGCTGACCGTTACCCGCGAATTCACCCGCGCGGATGGCCGGCGCGAGACGGCGACGGCGCTGTTTGCGTATTGGTTTTCGGGAGACGGCGTCACCGAATCCACGCATATGGGCATGATTTTACGCGGAATGCGTGACCGGCTGTTGCGGCTGCGCGCGGATCGATGGGCCTATGTGACGGTGCAGACCTGGGCTCCCGATGGGGAAGCCGCTGCATGGAAACGCCTTGAGGAAGTGGCGGCGCTGGCCTGGCCGCAGTCCCGGGCATCTGAGGCGGGAGGCGAATCGCCCCGCCCATGA
- the rny gene encoding ribonuclease Y: MNLASVTADFAFIVAQGEMEPIWFFAVAAIVGVLLGMTISWLVTRYLRRAVAQQAEQLLEVAKREAAVAANEIRQKAEEEIKDKRADLNREFDRREIETDIKLREIRAHEESLALLDYQLEQKQDRLARETAAMQQARDSIRDLSKTMRQRIEGVSQMNPDEIKQTLRDEVMLECQDELRALKREMLERSEQDLQTQARRVLIATMQRLASKPNADITATIVQLPNEEMKGRIIGREGRNIKAFEASTGVTLLIDETPQMVLISSFDPVRREIARIALESLVKDGRIHPASIEEAVARAGEEVDLNVQQAGEDAVQRLGINGLHPDIIELLGKLKYRFSYTQNVLDHSIEVGFLCSMIASELGLDPNLAKRAGLLHDIGKAVDGEYEGSHASIGADFVKRHGETPIVVNAIAAHHEEVKPETLYAGLVILADTISAIRPGARAEAMTSYIQRLDRLEKLAGELEGVQQAYAIQAGREIRVVVSPQHVTDEQARELAKALRRRIEEELQYPSTIKITVIRESRFTEVAV, from the coding sequence TTGAACCTAGCCAGCGTCACAGCCGACTTTGCGTTTATCGTGGCCCAGGGCGAAATGGAACCGATCTGGTTTTTCGCCGTGGCGGCCATCGTCGGCGTCCTTCTGGGCATGACGATCTCATGGCTGGTCACGCGATACTTGCGCCGGGCGGTGGCGCAGCAGGCGGAACAATTGCTGGAGGTGGCGAAACGGGAAGCGGCGGTGGCGGCGAACGAAATCCGCCAGAAGGCGGAGGAGGAAATCAAGGACAAGCGGGCGGACCTGAACCGGGAATTTGACCGGCGCGAAATCGAGACCGACATCAAGCTGCGCGAAATCCGCGCGCACGAGGAGTCGCTCGCGCTGCTCGATTATCAGCTCGAGCAAAAGCAGGACCGCCTCGCCCGCGAGACCGCCGCCATGCAGCAGGCGCGCGACTCCATCCGCGATCTCTCGAAGACCATGCGCCAGCGCATCGAAGGCGTGTCGCAGATGAATCCCGACGAAATCAAGCAGACGTTGCGCGACGAGGTGATGCTGGAGTGCCAGGACGAACTGCGCGCCTTGAAGCGCGAGATGCTGGAGCGCTCGGAGCAGGACTTGCAGACGCAGGCGCGCCGCGTGCTCATCGCCACGATGCAGCGCCTGGCCTCGAAGCCCAACGCCGACATCACCGCCACCATCGTGCAGTTGCCCAACGAGGAAATGAAGGGGCGCATCATCGGCCGCGAGGGGCGCAACATCAAGGCGTTCGAGGCCTCCACCGGCGTGACGCTCCTCATCGACGAGACGCCGCAGATGGTGTTGATCTCATCCTTCGACCCGGTGCGCCGCGAGATCGCCCGCATCGCGCTCGAAAGCCTCGTGAAGGACGGGCGCATCCATCCCGCGAGCATCGAGGAGGCCGTCGCCCGCGCGGGCGAGGAAGTGGACCTGAACGTGCAGCAGGCCGGCGAGGACGCCGTGCAGCGCCTCGGCATCAACGGCCTGCATCCGGACATCATCGAGCTGCTGGGCAAGCTGAAATACCGCTTCTCCTACACGCAAAACGTCCTCGATCATTCCATCGAGGTCGGCTTCCTCTGCTCGATGATCGCGAGCGAGCTCGGGCTCGACCCCAACCTCGCGAAACGCGCCGGCCTCCTGCACGACATCGGCAAGGCCGTCGATGGCGAATACGAGGGCAGCCATGCGAGCATCGGCGCGGATTTCGTGAAGCGCCACGGCGAGACGCCGATCGTGGTCAACGCCATCGCCGCGCACCACGAGGAGGTGAAGCCGGAGACGCTTTACGCGGGGCTGGTGATCCTGGCCGACACGATTTCCGCCATCCGCCCCGGCGCGCGCGCCGAGGCGATGACGAGTTACATCCAGCGTCTCGACCGCCTCGAAAAGCTCGCCGGCGAACTCGAGGGCGTGCAGCAGGCCTACGCCATCCAGGCCGGCCGCGAGATCCGCGTGGTGGTTTCGCCGCAGCACGTCACCGACGAGCAGGCGCGCGAGCTGGCCAAGGCGCTGCGCCGGCGCATCGAGGAGGAGCTGCAATACCCGAGCACCATCAAAATCACCGTGATCCGCGAATCGCGTTTCACGGAGGTGGCGGTGTAG
- a CDS encoding two-component system sensor histidine kinase NtrB, which yields MSGKKHTSLDRVLGRLDSLDTVNLSNLVQRLARERALFEGIFETLQEGVLVIGADGLVEYANQSAQRLIGLRGDALGKATLWRLVPGLRASLEGAFAGDEGETVMDEKTPPTVVTREFELTYPELRLVRLYMVPFHGEGRAAARRFAVILSDITRDRETTEARIEDERTSSVLLLAAGVAHELGNPLNSLTIHLQLIERRLKKLKAAKDTDALADSIRVCQEEVVRLDGIITNFLDAIRPRPPDLAETRLEEVLAEVLQFHQRELENRDIAVEAELTTALPAVMADRNQVKQVFFNIIKNAMEAMQPGGVLRIKTRTDDEGVYLIFGDTGSGIRQGDLVKLFQPYHTTKAGGNGLGLMVVQRIMRDHGGQIGIESTEGVGTTVTLQFPRKDRRVRMLK from the coding sequence ATGTCCGGAAAAAAACACACCTCGCTGGACCGCGTGCTCGGGCGGCTGGACTCGCTCGACACGGTCAACCTCTCCAATCTCGTGCAACGGCTTGCGCGCGAGCGGGCGCTGTTCGAGGGCATCTTCGAGACGTTGCAGGAAGGCGTGCTCGTCATCGGCGCGGACGGGCTGGTCGAGTATGCCAACCAGTCCGCGCAGCGTCTCATCGGGCTGCGCGGCGACGCGCTCGGCAAGGCCACGCTCTGGCGGCTCGTGCCGGGCCTGCGCGCATCGCTCGAAGGGGCCTTCGCCGGCGACGAGGGTGAGACGGTGATGGACGAAAAAACGCCGCCGACGGTGGTGACGCGCGAGTTTGAACTCACCTATCCCGAACTGCGCCTCGTGCGGCTCTACATGGTGCCGTTCCACGGGGAAGGGCGCGCCGCCGCGCGGCGTTTCGCAGTCATCCTGAGCGACATCACGCGCGACCGCGAGACCACCGAGGCGCGCATCGAGGACGAACGCACCTCGTCGGTGCTGCTGCTCGCCGCCGGCGTGGCGCACGAACTCGGCAATCCCCTCAACTCCCTCACCATCCACCTCCAGCTCATCGAGCGCCGCCTGAAGAAGCTGAAGGCCGCGAAGGACACCGACGCGCTCGCCGACTCCATCCGGGTCTGCCAGGAGGAAGTCGTGCGGCTCGACGGCATCATCACGAATTTCCTCGATGCCATCCGCCCGCGCCCGCCCGACCTCGCCGAGACACGCCTGGAGGAGGTGCTCGCCGAGGTGCTGCAATTCCACCAGCGCGAACTGGAGAACCGCGACATCGCCGTCGAGGCCGAGCTCACGACCGCGCTGCCCGCCGTGATGGCAGACCGCAACCAGGTGAAACAGGTGTTCTTCAACATCATCAAAAACGCGATGGAGGCGATGCAGCCCGGCGGAGTGCTCCGCATCAAGACGCGCACCGACGACGAGGGCGTGTATTTGATTTTCGGTGACACCGGCAGCGGCATCCGCCAGGGCGACCTGGTGAAACTCTTCCAGCCGTATCACACCACGAAAGCCGGCGGCAACGGCCTCGGCCTGATGGTGGTGCAGCGCATCATGCGCGATCACGGCGGCCAGATCGGCATCGAAAGCACCGAGGGCGTCGGCACCACCGTGACGCTGCAATTCCCCAGAAAAGACCGCCGCGTGCGGATGCTGAAGTAG
- a CDS encoding Gfo/Idh/MocA family protein, translating into MIRRHFLKTLATTSAAAVTFPSIVRAQTLGLGGGVSPANRLNLGIIGAGLQGRVIMTSAMANAAARIVAVCDVDKQHRAQTRQFVEETYASETDSGTYRGCDEYGDMRELLARPDIDAVLIASPEHWHALHVIHAARAGKHIYCEKPSGASIPETRAMLDAVRASGVVCQIGSQQRSMVNYLRVIDLARGGYLGGITRVRVGLPRYMNVRPAGGAGLAASLGGYSDEPPPRSGAPEPVPPGLDYETWLGPAEPLPYCKARVHYHWRWNYAFGGGRITDWVGHHYDSAALVLRVNDRMPVAIRNATARFLDDTPLYNTASDYAFEAHYDNDAVIEVSSALREGVHVDGTEGSVFVNRSALEYTDPRLRRVQIPSHRALFRLDGARGHMDDFIACALKGATPRAPMSDAHCVTAAAHLANIAFRAGRRELRFDPVAEQLVDAPDAVRYFQRVMRAPWTLPA; encoded by the coding sequence ATGATCCGACGTCACTTCCTTAAAACCCTCGCGACCACCTCCGCCGCCGCGGTCACATTTCCCTCCATCGTGCGCGCGCAAACGCTCGGCCTCGGCGGCGGCGTCTCCCCCGCCAATCGCCTCAACCTCGGCATCATCGGCGCCGGACTCCAAGGCCGCGTCATCATGACCAGCGCGATGGCCAACGCCGCCGCCCGCATCGTCGCCGTCTGCGACGTGGACAAACAACACCGCGCGCAAACCCGCCAGTTTGTCGAGGAAACCTACGCCAGCGAGACCGACTCCGGCACGTACCGCGGCTGCGACGAATACGGCGACATGCGCGAGCTCCTCGCCCGCCCCGACATCGACGCCGTGCTCATCGCCTCGCCCGAGCACTGGCATGCGCTCCACGTCATTCATGCCGCCCGCGCCGGAAAACACATTTATTGTGAAAAGCCCTCCGGCGCCTCCATCCCCGAGACCCGCGCCATGCTCGATGCCGTGCGCGCCTCCGGCGTCGTCTGCCAGATCGGCAGCCAGCAGCGATCCATGGTGAATTACCTGCGCGTCATCGATCTCGCCCGCGGCGGCTACCTCGGCGGCATCACCCGCGTCCGCGTCGGCTTGCCCCGCTACATGAACGTCCGCCCCGCCGGCGGCGCCGGCCTCGCCGCCAGCCTCGGCGGCTACTCCGACGAGCCCCCGCCACGCTCCGGTGCCCCCGAGCCTGTCCCGCCTGGGCTCGACTACGAGACCTGGCTCGGCCCCGCCGAGCCGCTGCCCTATTGCAAGGCCCGCGTCCACTACCACTGGCGCTGGAACTACGCCTTTGGCGGCGGCCGCATCACCGACTGGGTCGGCCACCACTACGACTCCGCCGCCCTCGTCCTCCGCGTCAACGACCGCATGCCCGTCGCCATCCGCAACGCCACCGCCCGCTTCCTCGACGACACCCCGCTCTACAACACCGCCTCCGACTACGCATTCGAGGCGCACTACGACAACGACGCCGTCATCGAGGTCTCCTCCGCCCTGCGCGAAGGCGTGCATGTCGACGGCACCGAGGGCTCCGTGTTCGTCAACCGCTCCGCCCTCGAGTACACCGACCCGCGCCTCCGCCGCGTGCAAATCCCCTCGCACCGCGCGCTCTTCCGGCTGGACGGCGCGCGCGGCCACATGGACGACTTCATCGCCTGCGCGCTCAAGGGGGCGACCCCGCGCGCCCCGATGTCCGACGCCCACTGCGTGACCGCCGCCGCGCACCTCGCCAACATCGCCTTCCGAGCCGGCCGCCGCGAACTGCGCTTCGATCCCGTCGCCGAGCAGCTTGTCGACGCGCCCGACGCTGTCCGTTACTTCCAGCGCGTCATGCGCGCGCCATGGACGCTCCCCGCGTGA
- the pelA gene encoding pectate lyase — protein sequence MLLKRLLMAVAAFIAAPAVLPALPGGSNDSIQENAAPHPEISVDAFGDSAGHWRHITNPHAVIQPRPDCPVYPPASIREIAANILLFQRSNGGWPKNYDMRAVLTEEEKASVRATRDARDTTFDNETTHAHVAYLAKASTLLCEPGYRAAVERGIDFILSAQMPNGGWPQSWPAPEGFAAFITFNDRVMAGNLTVLRDAANGANGFAWLDTARREKCRDAVARGIACVLACQYRTADGKLTGWGQQHNPQTLRPDHARSFEPPCICSEDTAGIVRFLMKIEKPSPGIIHAVKSAAAWLDAVKIAGRRVETSTSTPAVFPWHKTDQDKRIVDDPSAPPLWARMYEMETNRPFFCGVDGVKVYTFAEVDRDRRTGYNWHGYWPAEVLGQDYPAWLKAHP from the coding sequence ATGCTCCTCAAAAGACTCCTCATGGCGGTCGCGGCCTTCATTGCGGCGCCCGCCGTCCTGCCCGCCCTGCCGGGCGGCTCGAATGACTCCATCCAGGAAAACGCGGCCCCGCATCCGGAAATCAGCGTTGATGCGTTCGGTGACAGCGCCGGCCACTGGCGGCACATCACGAATCCGCATGCTGTCATCCAGCCGCGCCCGGACTGCCCGGTTTATCCGCCCGCCAGCATCCGCGAAATTGCCGCCAACATCCTGCTTTTCCAACGCAGCAACGGCGGCTGGCCCAAAAACTACGACATGCGCGCCGTCCTCACCGAGGAGGAGAAGGCGTCCGTGCGCGCAACGCGCGACGCCCGCGACACGACCTTTGACAACGAAACCACCCACGCACACGTCGCCTATCTGGCCAAGGCCAGCACTCTGCTCTGCGAGCCCGGCTACCGGGCTGCCGTCGAACGCGGAATCGATTTCATTCTGTCCGCGCAGATGCCCAACGGCGGCTGGCCGCAATCGTGGCCCGCCCCGGAGGGTTTTGCCGCGTTCATCACTTTCAACGACCGTGTGATGGCCGGCAATCTCACGGTCCTGCGCGACGCCGCCAACGGCGCCAACGGCTTCGCATGGCTCGACACCGCGCGCCGGGAAAAATGCCGCGATGCCGTCGCGCGCGGGATTGCCTGCGTTCTCGCCTGCCAGTATCGCACCGCCGATGGAAAGCTCACCGGCTGGGGACAGCAGCACAACCCGCAAACCCTGCGGCCCGACCACGCGCGCAGCTTCGAGCCGCCCTGTATTTGCTCCGAGGATACGGCCGGGATTGTCCGTTTTCTCATGAAAATCGAAAAGCCTTCGCCCGGGATCATCCATGCCGTCAAGTCGGCCGCGGCCTGGCTCGACGCGGTCAAAATCGCCGGCCGGCGTGTCGAAACCTCCACTTCCACGCCCGCCGTGTTTCCCTGGCACAAGACCGACCAGGACAAGCGCATCGTGGACGATCCTTCCGCGCCGCCGCTGTGGGCGCGCATGTATGAAATGGAAACCAACCGTCCGTTCTTCTGCGGCGTCGACGGCGTGAAAGTCTATACGTTTGCCGAAGTCGATCGCGACCGCAGGACCGGCTACAATTGGCATGGGTACTGGCCTGCGGAAGTTCTTGGGCAAGATTATCCCGCATGGCTGAAAGCCCATCCTTGA